A single region of the Gemella sp. zg-570 genome encodes:
- a CDS encoding ABC transporter ATP-binding protein, which yields MLLSVKNLSKKIGDKEILKNISFDVKAGECLALIGPNGAGKTSLFKHLLGQMQASSGSIRISNKEVSDISLKEEIAILGQENSVPKKLKVRELIEFCQTIYKNHLSLAEIDAILNFSSEQKNQLVSKLSGGQKRFLFFILSLIGKPKILFLDEPTSAMDTETRIRFWGIVNDLKSKGMTIIYSSHYIEEVEHTAERILVLNKGSLIKDTSPYALKSEDLEKEFTIPSKYLPLIKEIEFIKNLEIKKDNLVFNTKNADEIWNILKNSCSLNEIEIQNRTLLTAIFENTKEEK from the coding sequence ATGTTATTATCTGTTAAAAATTTAAGTAAAAAAATTGGAGATAAGGAGATACTAAAAAATATTTCTTTTGATGTGAAGGCTGGTGAGTGCCTTGCCCTGATAGGACCTAACGGAGCAGGAAAAACAAGCCTGTTCAAACATTTATTGGGTCAAATGCAGGCTTCAAGTGGGAGTATCAGAATAAGCAATAAAGAAGTTTCGGATATAAGTTTAAAAGAAGAAATTGCTATTTTGGGGCAAGAAAATTCTGTGCCGAAAAAGTTAAAAGTAAGAGAATTAATTGAGTTTTGTCAGACCATTTATAAAAATCATCTTTCTTTAGCTGAAATAGATGCCATTTTAAATTTTTCTTCGGAACAAAAAAATCAGTTGGTTAGTAAATTATCCGGAGGTCAAAAGAGATTTTTATTTTTTATTTTGAGTTTGATAGGCAAGCCTAAAATTTTATTTTTAGATGAACCAACTTCTGCCATGGACACTGAAACTCGAATACGTTTTTGGGGAATAGTTAATGACCTAAAATCAAAGGGTATGACAATTATTTATTCTTCTCATTACATAGAAGAAGTTGAACACACAGCAGAGCGTATTTTGGTATTAAATAAGGGAAGTTTAATAAAAGATACAAGCCCCTACGCTTTGAAATCTGAAGACTTAGAAAAAGAATTTACTATTCCTAGCAAATATCTACCGCTTATAAAAGAAATAGAATTTATTAAAAACTTAGAAATTAAAAAAGATAATCTTGTTTTTAATACAAAAAATGCAGATGAGATTTGGAATATTTTAAAAAATTCTTGTAGTCTGAATGAAATAGAAATACAAAATCGAACTTTACTAACGGCAATATTTGAAAATACAAAGGAGGAAAAATAA
- a CDS encoding ABC transporter permease, whose amino-acid sequence MTSFSALLKTEWLLFKRNLSLFIMGIGLPVMIFLLMSSILTKSYPAEIIPNVIKYIMIAMCIYSSISFSIISFPMMVVEDRNTKWFDFLSMKPIKIWQYYLVKILRIVANFVIAIIFVFSIGYLVKGVKLSASEWLISFLIILFGSICMMGIGFLLTLVRTSEQVAAFSNIILIFLSMISGLWWPIDTFPEFLQKIAKLTPTYHINNMANEFLNKKAFASNSFFVLIAYFFVLVFITLLLRKRYRA is encoded by the coding sequence ATGACTAGTTTTTCAGCTTTATTAAAAACAGAGTGGCTTTTATTTAAAAGAAATTTATCATTATTTATTATGGGAATTGGTCTGCCTGTCATGATATTTCTACTTATGTCGTCTATCTTGACAAAATCTTATCCAGCAGAGATTATTCCCAATGTAATAAAATATATTATGATAGCAATGTGTATCTATTCTAGTATTTCTTTTTCTATAATATCTTTTCCTATGATGGTTGTTGAAGATAGGAATACAAAATGGTTTGATTTTTTAAGTATGAAACCTATTAAGATTTGGCAGTATTATCTGGTTAAAATTTTAAGAATAGTGGCTAATTTTGTTATTGCTATAATCTTTGTTTTTTCTATCGGTTACCTTGTTAAGGGGGTAAAACTTTCTGCTAGTGAATGGTTGATTTCTTTTCTAATTATTCTATTTGGTTCAATTTGTATGATGGGAATTGGTTTTTTATTAACACTGGTAAGAACTTCTGAACAGGTTGCAGCTTTTAGTAATATAATACTTATATTTTTATCCATGATTAGTGGCTTGTGGTGGCCGATAGATACTTTTCCAGAATTTTTACAAAAAATAGCAAAATTAACACCGACTTATCATATCAATAATATGGCAAATGAATTTTTAAATAAAAAAGCCTTTGCTAGTAACTCATTTTTCGTCTTAATAGCCTATTTTTTCGTCTTAGTTTTTATTACCCTACTACTAAGAAAAAGATATAGGGCTTAG
- a CDS encoding sensor histidine kinase yields MMFIYHSSLINYKYKDTNIKSFRHLSFFLCIAIIYINYSLLSNAKFYERFVGLVLVTLCLIMHLSARLNILTAEKEYEKLKHNEYINNLLAENERNRIGRDLHDTLGHVFATLSLKSDLAIKFLEREKYLEAKQEIAEFNSITKDTSKQIRQIINNLNYRTLEEELYLTKEILDLANIRFEIHENFAKGNLSPIEQSTLAMVLRECINNILKHSEATFCKITFQEDVKELAFYIEDNGKGFGNLTGKELKSIKERIILVDGKVAIENIKNPTQIKITIPKGVTK; encoded by the coding sequence ATGATGTTTATTTATCATAGTTCTCTGATAAATTATAAGTATAAGGATACCAATATAAAATCTTTTAGACACCTTAGTTTTTTTCTCTGTATAGCCATAATTTATATAAATTACAGCTTATTAAGTAATGCAAAATTTTATGAGCGTTTTGTTGGTCTTGTCCTAGTTACGCTGTGTTTAATTATGCACCTATCCGCTAGACTTAATATTTTAACGGCTGAGAAGGAATATGAAAAATTAAAACACAATGAATATATTAATAATCTTCTTGCAGAAAATGAAAGAAATCGTATAGGTCGTGATTTGCATGATACACTGGGTCATGTTTTTGCAACTTTGAGCCTAAAATCAGATCTAGCCATAAAATTTTTGGAAAGAGAAAAATACCTAGAAGCTAAACAAGAAATAGCAGAATTTAATAGCATAACAAAGGATACTTCAAAACAAATTCGTCAGATAATAAATAATCTAAATTATAGAACTTTAGAAGAAGAACTTTATCTAACCAAAGAAATTTTAGACTTGGCAAATATAAGATTTGAAATTCATGAAAATTTTGCTAAGGGCAACCTATCTCCGATAGAACAGTCAACACTTGCTATGGTACTAAGAGAATGTATCAATAATATTTTAAAACATAGCGAAGCAACTTTTTGTAAAATAACTTTTCAAGAAGATGTAAAAGAATTAGCCTTTTATATAGAAGATAATGGTAAGGGTTTTGGGAATTTGACTGGTAAAGAATTAAAAAGTATTAAGGAAAGAATAATACTAGTAGACGGTAAGGTCGCAATAGAAAATATAAAAAATCCGACACAGATAAAAATAACTATTCCAAAAGGAGTAACAAAATGA
- a CDS encoding response regulator transcription factor: MKILLAEDQSMLRDALAKLLLLEDDVKNVIQASNGVEAQDLLSQDNFDVAILDVEIPVKTGLDVLEYIKENNMATKVIIVTTFKRRGYFQRAIKNNVDAYVLKDRSIEELMTTIRRVLQGKKEYSPELMENIVLSDNILSAQEIKILLLIESGLSNKEIAKKMYLSEGTVRNYISNILNKLDASNRLAALNVAKDRGFL; this comes from the coding sequence ATGAAAATATTACTAGCAGAAGACCAAAGTATGTTAAGAGATGCCCTAGCCAAACTTTTGCTTTTAGAAGATGATGTAAAAAATGTTATTCAAGCAAGTAATGGTGTAGAAGCCCAAGACTTATTAAGCCAAGATAATTTTGATGTTGCAATACTAGATGTAGAAATACCGGTCAAGACAGGTTTAGACGTCTTAGAATATATCAAAGAAAATAATATGGCTACCAAGGTAATTATCGTTACAACCTTTAAAAGAAGAGGTTATTTCCAAAGGGCAATAAAAAATAATGTTGACGCCTATGTTTTAAAAGATAGGTCAATAGAAGAATTGATGACTACTATCAGGAGAGTTTTGCAGGGAAAAAAAGAATATTCACCAGAACTTATGGAAAATATTGTTTTGTCTGATAATATTTTATCAGCCCAAGAAATAAAAATATTATTGCTTATTGAAAGTGGTTTGAGCAATAAAGAAATTGCTAAAAAAATGTATCTGTCAGAGGGAACGGTAAGAAACTATATTTCTAATATTCTAAATAAACTTGATGCAAGTAATAGGCTAGCAGCTCTTAATGTGGCTAAAGATAGAGGATTTTTATAA
- a CDS encoding exodeoxyribonuclease III: protein MKLISWNIDSLNAALTSDSARALLSRDVINTLVKEDADIIAIQETKLSATGPSKKHLEILADYFPAYEVVWRSSVEPSRKGYAGTMFLYKNTLPQPILTYPKINAPTTMDSEGRIITLEFAEFFVTQVYTPNAGDGLKRLAERQEWDIKYAEYLAELDKQKPVLATGDYNVAHKEIDLANPASNRTSPGFTDEERDGFSKLLARGFTDTFRYVHGDIKDVYSWWGQRVKTSKINNTGWRIDYWLVSNRLADKVRVSEMIDSGARQDHTPIKLEIDLNF, encoded by the coding sequence ATGAAACTTATATCGTGGAATATTGATTCTTTAAATGCGGCACTTACTAGTGATTCTGCTCGTGCTTTGTTATCAAGAGATGTTATTAATACTTTAGTAAAAGAAGATGCAGATATAATTGCAATTCAAGAAACAAAATTATCAGCAACTGGGCCCAGCAAAAAACATTTAGAAATTTTAGCTGACTACTTCCCAGCTTATGAAGTAGTTTGGCGTTCATCGGTAGAACCTTCCCGCAAGGGTTATGCAGGAACAATGTTTTTATACAAAAATACCCTGCCCCAACCAATCCTAACTTATCCAAAAATAAATGCACCGACAACTATGGATAGTGAGGGTCGTATCATAACTTTAGAATTTGCAGAATTTTTTGTTACGCAAGTTTACACACCAAATGCTGGCGATGGTTTAAAAAGATTAGCCGAAAGACAAGAATGGGATATTAAATATGCCGAATACTTGGCAGAATTAGACAAGCAAAAACCAGTTTTAGCAACAGGAGATTATAATGTTGCCCACAAAGAAATTGACCTAGCCAATCCAGCTAGCAACAGAACATCACCGGGCTTTACAGATGAAGAAAGAGACGGCTTTAGCAAGTTGTTAGCCCGAGGTTTTACAGACACATTCAGATATGTTCATGGCGACATCAAAGACGTTTATTCTTGGTGGGGACAAAGGGTAAAAACTAGCAAGATAAACAATACTGGCTGGAGAATAGACTACTGGCTAGTTAGTAATAGACTAGCCGATAAAGTTAGAGTATCAGAAATGATTGACTCTGGTGCAAGACAAGACCACACACCTATAAAATTAGAAATAGATTTAAATTTTTAA
- a CDS encoding DUF4064 domain-containing protein produces MQKFSRKWEKICAWIANIIMILFSTLLAFVVFSGELSDLVNSQEFKGAFEEGLRSSNRASTNYDLNFLLSSITTFLKIYTIIIVVITVLAIIFSFLMKKRILAGVLFLILAILTFLVTVAWLFPVYILYLVVAIRLFIRKPNDDFNNFSNNSEDNKNIEVDKIEYI; encoded by the coding sequence ATGCAAAAATTTTCAAGAAAATGGGAAAAAATTTGTGCTTGGATAGCTAATATTATCATGATTTTATTTTCAACCTTGCTTGCTTTCGTAGTTTTTAGTGGCGAACTTAGTGATTTAGTTAATAGTCAAGAATTCAAAGGAGCTTTTGAAGAAGGTTTAAGAAGTTCTAATAGAGCATCTACAAATTATGATTTAAATTTTTTATTGTCGAGCATAACTACATTTTTAAAAATTTATACAATAATCATTGTAGTAATAACAGTTCTTGCTATAATTTTTAGTTTCTTAATGAAGAAAAGAATATTGGCAGGAGTGCTATTTTTAATATTAGCTATACTGACATTTTTAGTAACAGTTGCTTGGCTATTCCCAGTATATATATTATACCTAGTTGTAGCTATAAGGTTATTTATTAGAAAACCAAATGATGATTTCAATAATTTCTCAAATAATAGTGAAGATAATAAAAATATTGAAGTTGATAAAATAGAATATATTTAA
- a CDS encoding TetR/AcrR family transcriptional regulator, whose product MKEDLRFKKTELALQKAFLELLQTKEITKISVKEICSLAQVSRNAFYQHYETREHLYDSMLKEILFSIEQACKPLVKDLASITEAENRLFLDNILRAVEEHRFVIYQLLTSQPAAFYAAFNEMLISANMQGVDGTSMQIDTSYIHIFSGGITAFVSYWLLKTSFTLEEAQEKLFTILGQLKVVAD is encoded by the coding sequence TTGAAAGAAGATTTACGTTTTAAAAAAACTGAATTAGCCTTGCAAAAAGCATTTTTAGAATTACTACAAACAAAAGAAATAACTAAAATTTCTGTTAAGGAAATATGCAGCCTAGCCCAAGTGTCAAGAAATGCCTTTTATCAACATTACGAAACTAGAGAACATCTTTACGACAGTATGCTAAAAGAAATTCTTTTTTCAATCGAGCAGGCCTGTAAACCACTTGTCAAAGACTTAGCTAGTATTACAGAAGCTGAAAACAGATTATTTTTAGATAATATTCTGAGGGCAGTTGAAGAACATCGTTTTGTAATTTATCAACTATTAACCAGTCAGCCAGCAGCCTTTTATGCCGCTTTTAATGAAATGTTGATTTCTGCTAATATGCAAGGAGTTGATGGAACTTCAATGCAAATTGATACTTCCTACATTCATATTTTTTCGGGAGGAATTACTGCCTTTGTTAGCTACTGGTTGCTAAAAACTAGCTTCACTTTGGAAGAAGCCCAAGAAAAATTATTTACTATCTTGGGGCAGTTGAAAGTTGTTGCAGACTAA
- a CDS encoding NtaA/DmoA family FMN-dependent monooxygenase (This protein belongs to a clade of FMN-dependent monooxygenases, within a broader family of flavin-dependent oxidoreductases, the luciferase-like monooxygenase (LMM) family, some of whose members use coenzyme F420 rather than FMN.), whose amino-acid sequence MKKQMKIVLQMVSGYGGEFKTWRLPEAKADAYTDMDLYVEMAQLAEKGKIHALFMADTPALVNDLTNDSPMHSMDPLIAMTSVARATKNIGLVGTFSTTFNEPYNLARHLKALDVVSHGRVGWNAVTTSTPATAANFGARLKSSHERYGRANEMIEAVQGLWGSWGKDAYVHDKESGTFADTRKIRALNYKGEYVQTQGPLPIPPSDQGQPPIFQAGPSPEGIKLAGRFASGVYANPFSIEEAREYRNMLRESAVAHGRLADEINVFTGFMFTIADSKEEALARRRKVLEFDKQELAHRLAYLGAMVGLNFQSIDPYQPVPESWLKSAYANPHDPRSYRALEVLKEGYSPVDTLAHGVINYHPVVVGTAKDVADFLQEWFESGATDGFSIVPDLAHDGVRDFVEKVVPILQERGIFHKDYEGSTLRENLGLPYQYGTREEK is encoded by the coding sequence ATGAAAAAACAAATGAAAATTGTATTACAAATGGTGTCAGGTTATGGTGGAGAATTTAAAACATGGCGTTTACCAGAAGCTAAGGCAGATGCCTACACTGATATGGATTTATATGTTGAAATGGCACAATTAGCAGAAAAAGGAAAAATTCATGCTCTATTTATGGCAGATACTCCTGCCCTTGTTAATGATTTGACTAATGACAGTCCAATGCACTCGATGGACCCCCTAATAGCCATGACTTCTGTTGCTCGTGCGACAAAAAATATTGGTCTTGTTGGAACATTTTCAACAACATTTAATGAGCCTTATAATCTTGCTCGTCATCTCAAAGCACTAGATGTTGTTAGTCATGGTCGTGTTGGTTGGAATGCAGTAACAACTTCAACACCAGCAACAGCTGCAAACTTTGGAGCTCGTTTAAAATCTAGTCATGAACGCTATGGTAGAGCAAACGAAATGATTGAAGCTGTGCAAGGTCTTTGGGGTTCATGGGGCAAAGATGCTTATGTTCACGATAAAGAATCTGGTACTTTTGCTGACACTAGAAAAATTCGCGCCCTTAACTATAAAGGAGAGTATGTTCAAACACAAGGTCCACTACCTATTCCACCGTCAGATCAAGGGCAACCACCTATTTTCCAAGCAGGACCAAGCCCAGAAGGTATTAAACTAGCAGGACGTTTTGCATCTGGAGTTTATGCAAATCCATTTAGTATTGAAGAAGCTCGTGAATATAGAAATATGTTAAGAGAAAGTGCAGTTGCTCATGGACGTTTAGCTGATGAGATAAATGTTTTCACAGGATTTATGTTTACTATTGCAGACAGTAAGGAAGAAGCACTTGCCCGTCGTAGAAAAGTATTAGAATTTGATAAACAAGAATTAGCTCATCGTTTAGCCTATCTTGGAGCCATGGTCGGATTAAATTTCCAAAGTATTGACCCTTATCAACCAGTTCCTGAAAGTTGGTTAAAATCAGCCTATGCCAATCCACACGACCCACGTTCTTACCGTGCCTTAGAAGTTTTAAAAGAAGGCTATTCACCAGTTGACACCCTAGCCCATGGAGTTATTAACTATCACCCGGTAGTTGTAGGAACAGCAAAAGATGTAGCCGACTTCTTACAAGAATGGTTCGAGTCAGGAGCAACAGACGGATTTTCAATAGTTCCAGATTTAGCCCATGACGGAGTTCGTGATTTCGTAGAAAAAGTTGTACCTATTCTTCAAGAACGTGGAATTTTCCACAAAGACTATGAAGGTTCAACTCTGCGTGAAAATCTAGGTCTACCTTATCAATACGGCACTAGAGAAGAAAAATAA
- a CDS encoding ECF transporter S component gives MYKKNTHTLILTALLAVVSLILSLVKMAVPFLPPFLTLDLSFIPIFVGLSILGYKQTLVISLLKNFLHFSLISHEPTGSIANIIVEFVFLTCLVYFYKKGNVQTIIGGIVGTVAITLVMSLMNYFILLPLYGYIINLSDIVTNVKTIVAYGIIPFNIIKGLFLIILFFITKSITSKLPSSLVGKFKN, from the coding sequence ATGTATAAAAAAAATACACATACACTTATTTTAACTGCACTTCTTGCAGTAGTTTCTCTTATTCTATCTTTAGTGAAAATGGCTGTGCCTTTTTTGCCACCATTTTTAACTTTAGATTTATCATTTATTCCTATATTTGTAGGTTTATCTATATTAGGTTACAAACAAACTTTAGTAATATCATTACTAAAAAATTTCCTGCACTTCTCCTTAATTTCACACGAACCAACAGGAAGTATAGCCAATATAATAGTTGAGTTTGTATTCTTAACTTGCTTAGTATATTTTTATAAAAAAGGAAATGTACAAACTATTATAGGTGGAATAGTAGGAACTGTAGCTATAACATTAGTAATGTCTTTAATGAATTATTTTATTTTATTACCCCTGTACGGTTACATAATAAACTTATCAGACATAGTAACTAATGTTAAAACTATCGTAGCCTACGGTATTATTCCTTTTAATATAATTAAAGGCTTGTTCTTAATAATCCTATTTTTTATAACAAAAAGTATTACGAGCAAATTACCTAGTAGTTTAGTTGGCAAATTTAAAAATTAA
- the yycF gene encoding response regulator YycF produces the protein MSTYKILVVDDEKPIAKILEFNLKKEGYEVVMAHDGERAVDLAFSENPDLILLDLMLPKKDGMEVCREVRNKMNVPIIMLTAKNSEIDKVLGLEFGADDYVTKPFSTRELMARVKVNLRRTAKANEEKAEEETDELRIKDIVIYPEAYIIKKHGENIDLTRREFELFYYLFQHKGQVLTRENLLQTVWGYDYFGDVRTVDVTVRRLREKIEDDSANPIYIATRRGVGYFMGVDE, from the coding sequence ATGAGTACTTATAAAATTCTGGTTGTAGATGATGAAAAACCCATTGCTAAAATATTAGAATTTAATTTAAAAAAAGAGGGTTATGAAGTTGTCATGGCTCATGACGGAGAGCGTGCAGTTGATTTAGCCTTTAGCGAAAATCCAGATTTAATTTTACTTGACTTGATGCTACCAAAAAAAGATGGTATGGAAGTGTGTAGAGAAGTTCGTAATAAAATGAATGTTCCTATCATTATGTTAACAGCAAAAAATAGTGAAATAGATAAGGTCTTAGGTCTTGAGTTTGGGGCTGATGATTATGTAACAAAACCATTTTCAACTAGAGAACTGATGGCAAGAGTAAAAGTTAATTTAAGAAGAACTGCCAAAGCTAACGAGGAAAAAGCTGAAGAAGAAACTGATGAATTAAGAATTAAAGATATAGTTATTTATCCAGAAGCATATATAATTAAAAAACACGGAGAAAATATTGATTTAACTCGCAGAGAATTTGAATTGTTTTATTACCTATTCCAACACAAAGGACAAGTTTTAACAAGAGAAAATTTATTGCAGACAGTTTGGGGTTATGACTATTTTGGAGATGTCAGAACCGTGGACGTTACAGTAAGACGTTTACGTGAAAAGATAGAAGATGATTCAGCAAATCCAATTTATATTGCTACTCGTAGGGGGGTAGGATATTTTATGGGAGTAGATGAATAA
- a CDS encoding ATP-binding protein: MALELKRKKRFFSSIRFKFVIVYVLVNIISLQLVGVYFTTQLKSKNIATFQNTIVEQEKKLNYNILEEMVKIPTSADKLAIETNIKKIATEFTTTKLSLLNIVDNEMTIVASSTTDGSKNYSGKRSVDPIVRQVIKTGESASKEQTDDSGKVYWVYVTPVKSDDQILGAIYIVTDIGSVYDEIADMSNLLLIATVFSISVVTFIGFFASKTITNSIEKMSSQVDNMAEGEYGNIIGINTNDEIGDLAIAFNQISKKIKEEQGITEAERRKLSTIISSMMDGIISTDSSGKIILINQSAKEMLAYDEDYIFIGKDVLKILNITEYQTISEILEAEDSLLISINENDEELLYRIEFTQVIAEDPNEFYSLSKVDGYIIVLYDVTEKERQEKERREFVSTLSHELRTPLTTMNSYIEALEEGVIHDKELAPAFIDTIHKETVRMIRMVNELMQLGKMDIKEEHYDKELMDINKLVEKIVERFKMTHTDKNFILHTPEEPVFVDGDYDKLTQVFDNIINNAVKYSPNGKNIVVRVRQNYNQNRVSISIKDEGMGIPLSHIDKIFTRFYRVDKSRQRSMGGTGLGLSLAKSIIDAHRGKIWAQSREGYGTIVFVMLPSENMAEEWL, translated from the coding sequence ATGGCATTGGAATTAAAACGTAAAAAAAGATTTTTTTCATCAATTCGTTTTAAATTCGTAATAGTCTATGTTTTAGTTAATATTATATCCTTACAACTTGTTGGAGTTTATTTTACAACGCAACTGAAATCAAAAAATATTGCTACCTTTCAAAATACAATAGTAGAGCAAGAGAAAAAGTTAAATTATAACATTTTAGAAGAAATGGTAAAAATACCGACAAGTGCCGACAAGTTAGCCATAGAAACCAACATAAAAAAAATAGCTACCGAGTTCACAACTACAAAATTATCACTGCTAAATATAGTTGATAATGAAATGACCATAGTTGCATCGTCAACAACAGACGGAAGTAAAAATTATTCAGGCAAACGTTCTGTTGACCCTATCGTTAGGCAGGTAATCAAGACAGGAGAAAGTGCCAGCAAAGAACAGACTGATGACAGTGGCAAAGTCTACTGGGTTTATGTAACACCGGTAAAAAGTGATGACCAAATTTTAGGAGCTATCTACATAGTTACAGATATTGGTAGTGTCTATGATGAAATTGCCGATATGTCTAACCTCTTGCTTATAGCAACTGTATTTTCTATTTCGGTGGTAACTTTTATAGGATTTTTTGCTTCAAAAACTATAACAAACTCTATCGAAAAAATGAGTTCTCAGGTAGATAATATGGCAGAGGGAGAATACGGAAATATTATTGGCATAAATACAAATGATGAAATTGGAGATTTAGCCATAGCCTTCAACCAAATTTCAAAAAAAATTAAGGAAGAACAGGGCATTACAGAAGCCGAAAGAAGAAAGTTATCAACTATTATAAGTAGTATGATGGACGGAATTATTTCAACCGATAGTAGCGGAAAAATAATTTTGATAAATCAAAGTGCCAAAGAAATGCTAGCCTATGATGAAGATTATATATTCATAGGTAAGGATGTTTTAAAGATATTAAATATTACAGAATACCAAACAATTTCAGAAATATTAGAAGCAGAAGACAGTCTTTTAATATCTATAAATGAAAATGATGAAGAGTTACTTTATAGAATAGAATTTACTCAGGTTATAGCAGAAGACCCAAATGAATTTTATTCTTTATCAAAAGTAGACGGTTATATCATAGTCTTGTACGATGTAACCGAAAAAGAAAGACAAGAAAAAGAACGTAGAGAATTTGTATCAACCCTATCTCACGAACTTAGAACACCACTAACAACTATGAATAGTTACATAGAAGCCTTAGAAGAAGGAGTAATTCACGACAAGGAATTAGCCCCAGCCTTTATAGACACTATTCATAAAGAAACTGTCAGAATGATTCGTATGGTAAATGAACTAATGCAACTCGGCAAGATGGATATAAAAGAGGAACATTACGACAAGGAACTTATGGATATAAATAAATTGGTAGAAAAAATAGTTGAACGTTTTAAAATGACCCACACCGATAAAAATTTTATTTTACATACACCAGAAGAACCCGTATTTGTTGATGGTGATTATGACAAACTTACCCAAGTATTCGACAACATAATAAACAATGCTGTCAAATATTCACCAAACGGAAAAAATATTGTTGTGCGTGTTAGACAAAACTACAATCAAAATAGGGTCAGTATATCCATAAAAGACGAGGGAATGGGTATACCACTAAGCCATATCGACAAAATATTTACCCGCTTTTACAGGGTGGATAAAAGTCGCCAGCGTAGCATGGGGGGAACAGGTCTAGGTCTATCTCTAGCAAAATCTATTATAGATGCCCACAGGGGAAAAATTTGGGCACAAAGTAGAGAGGGTTACGGAACTATTGTTTTTGTTATGCTACCTTCTGAAAATATGGCAGAAGAATGGTTATAG